The Gigantopelta aegis isolate Gae_Host chromosome 9, Gae_host_genome, whole genome shotgun sequence genomic sequence GGTTATAGAATCTGTCCGCCACTAATCCTTCTGTAAAAAGAGGGATTTTTTGGTGGGATTCTTAAAAAAAGTGGGGCATGGTTTTTTGcggaggaaaaagaaagaaaataaaataatttatttagtaaaaaaaataataatataaaaaaatatggacATTAAGacttattggggggggggggggggggcagacccCCCAGCCCCCCTTGCTAACCATAATCACTCTGTAGCCGTGTAGGCTATCAACACTCCTCTAACAATCGACCGACAAAGttcctaaattaaaataaagtaaaacagaaaatcacTCGACCCTATATtcctaaaacaaactaaaccctAACCGttcctgaaataaaacacaaaataacgcaaagttcctaaaataaaataaaataaaatggaaattaaCTCGAGTTATTGGCTTTATTTTAGTAATCGTCAGAGTAGTTAAAATTATAGAAAATTACATATTCGTTATTTAGTGTATAGTAAATGGTTGTATTTAGCCTTAGGTGGCGGACATATTCTATAACCGTACCGgctaattataataaataaataacaataaataaattattgatttaataataataattaattaaattattaactaaataaatgtttcctttacacacacacacgccttTTCGCACGCGAAAAATAGCAACGGTTCTGATTGTACAAGCTTAAATCTTGCCTTGTTGAACTCGTTCCGTTGCAAAGTTTCAGAAAACAAAGCCGGCTGGATTGGTTTACGTGATTTCCATCACTCAGTAATTTTCCGTTGATTTGCTTTTCTGTTTTTGTAGCATCACCGTTTAATCCTTTCGGCGATACTAATTCTGCCATAGTTACCAACTGACGTTATTAATTATCTTCGTAAATTAGGTAAAACTTTCGGAGAATTGAACTGAGGATTTTCTTACTTAAATCTCCCGCGTAAACTTAAAGGGATGCAGGAAAGCCGCGTAGATATCCCGCCAAATATTTCGGGTTGTGGTATTCCAAATATACTTCCATTTTAAtatcttcatttaaaaataactctgttaatatgttatttgttcaaataattttatgttaatttttttattttacaaacattagtatttTATTGTGAGATTAAAAACCCTTGAGCGGAAGTGGAACCCCTTTCTACTTCCTTTTTGCAAGTGTCGGAGACTCGTGGATGCGTAAAGTTAGCGTTTGCTTATTATTTGCCTCGGttggatataaaataaaagtaattaacaCAAATATTGTTCATATGAACCTCTTTCAAGTCTTTTAATTgctttattcatttttatttttagaatgcCTCCACAAAAAGGACCGGTTCAGTCTGTTCAAGTGTATGGCAGAAAGGTTTGTAACGCACCATCACTGGGTATCAGGCGATCTCGTGGGTCATTAATTACCGTCGTACCTAGCAAATACACGAGTCGTGAACTCTGCGCGTTACAgatgatttaaaaaagaatGCAGTAACCAAATGTTAGTGACAGATCACTGGTGGTGGggtaacccgagtactctgactgtaagagagctattgtccgaaccaaattgttaacaactacaaaaaattactctcctacctttaattgccgggaaaaatatccgcccggtccccccttcccctaaccctaaccttaactccaaccctaaccctcaccctaactaaaaataataatggaggggaacGGGCAGATATTATACCAATTGCCATgattagatttcctccaaagtttgtccagacacaaattgcaaaaaaacacactacaaatatacagattccacacacgagactgcaacgatgtcaccgatattgtctttgctgagattgcatagggaaaaatacatgcagttttctgccgtctgcctaGTTACGGTATTGTAACGGAAACTTTCGCCTACGTCTCGGTTACCGTTACGGGATATGGATGCTATTTCTTCGTAGCGGCACGTTTCCCGGCAATATTATCGCCTGTTTTGTTCAAATAAAGTTGTAGTTGTATACATATTTAAGTTTCTTCACGACTGACACGCATCAGGCGCCATAAAGATGTCTTATGTATTGGTAAGCCCTTAAAATTCGCAATGTACAATATCGTCTGGCTATTTTTATCCCTTGACAACCATGTTGGTTGTAAGTAGTTTTCTCCGCTATCTTCTTCGGAGCACCGCAGAAACTGCGtcgagtaatatatatatttgttttttttacttacctaaaactatttattaactgtaggtattttaaaatcatatacTGTCCGAGATGAGCTCATGAGAAATATTTGGCGATCACTAATAGTACGGTCGACGAcggtcacttttcgcacccttattttggctttgtacacaataaatatcctACAGTAAtgtcacttgaaatccatatttcgtaaatagtacagtttttttaatcacaagattttcttcagagTGAAGTGCATTggtaatgttaaaaaacaaaaaaaaaaacattctatagcaattttgcattgaaatgtttccagcgttcttaaaacggaaacgtcattcacccagtttattgttcttgtaaagagatgtaaagtgacgtcatgcaaaaaaaaaaaaaaaattatctatattattacaatgcttcgccacattaaaataaaaactggtctacttacCTTGACCTCTGTCAAAAAAGTTCCGAGAGCAGACAATGCAGTTTAAAtgtcggtatgtttttatttttcataattttagacaaactattaagtttaagttttaaaagataaataaataaaatacatttcgtcaaatatatcataaaaacaaaaagtagattatatatttttatgtatggaTATTTCACATTCTCACGAGATTCTCGTATTATCTGTCATGGCTGCCGAAGAACGCTTTTAGTCTTGATAATTGTTAATCtgcattatattaattatatttgcaacaacaattaatttaatatatatcaacGATATCGAGTAAGTGTTTCCAACAAAGTATGAATGTTTTTTCACAGAacactgaagtttgtttttgctacACATGGGGTATATGCCTCATCTCGTAGCGCTGAACAGAAGACCGTGTCGATGCcagcgctacgttatcgtatctaccgtctgccatgttgcttgtttatggaatactcttcaagaggggtgaaagcctctaAAGTATGTGACACGATtactatgaaatcgatgatctctagtggcatgggcgtacataggattttgaaaatgggggttccaaaatagaggATTTTGAAaaagggggttccaaaatagattgcagagatattgggcatatatttctatgttgaataaatataataatgtcagatatatcaaattataaaaaaagcaatttcgggggggggggttgtttcggtcgaacccatcgaaaccccccccccccccccccatttacgCCCAtgagtggtatcattaaaataataataataataataatttaaaaaaataatatgtcatcacgtttgcttttatatcataacatgttaagacgttgttagattaagtcctatcctttcacccctcttgaagaatattccataaaaagtcaaaatggcagctgatacaaaattacatgcttttttccctatgcgctctcagcgaagtcgatataggtgacatggttatcatctggtatgtggaatctgtgtcactgtaatggttttttcaagatttgtgtctggacaaacttttgaggaaatctaacggcaattaaaggtaggagtcTAAGGAGAGTAATTGTTCgtagttaacaatttggttcagacaatagacggacataaatacgctctcattactgtgattacagtcagagaccaacctatgtattttttttgcaattcctgacaaccaaaaagttggcaaagattcccgctctaataccacaccaatcctatgtttgacgtcaaataccgttacatcgatcattttcgagttaactgataaaaaaaatccacatattaatcactaatacacatactacagaaagaaatccgacagcacccactttcagctacgcttcgtgacactccgtcgccatAATTACAAAGCTTGGCGAACTATTTCGAGATGTAGATCACGTGATTGCCCACTGGGCAATTCCGCCtagtagacggaatggctgagtgggcgatcatgtgatgcaacgtcacgatataggtcggcgaacttagaaatCTGCTGTATAAGACTAAACTAATGCTGTAATTGTTCATGTAGGCCTATCTCAGTATCTGCAGTTCTTGAACACGGACCTATTCCTCCTAACTCAAAAACCAAACTATTTAGGAAGCActctaataataaaacatttgaaaaaaggTTTGGAAAGAATTCCGAATGCTGGAATTCTTGCAATTAAGTTTGAACCCAgaaagactggtatgtgctatcctgtgggatggtacatataaaagattggaTCCTTTGAGCTACTGAAATTGccggaattatcaaatgtttgacatccagtagccgataattaataaatcaatgtgccctagtggtgttttctttgcaaataatttttataaaagtgCTGATTGTTGTTTTTGCCAGTACCAGGGTAATTGATGACTGAATGAattttgattattaataattacgtaGGTCAAAATTGGTCTTGCTTCAATATCTTTTAGGACAACTCATCTGAATTCCCCATAGCTCGAGTCAAAGTAACttgccagggcttctagattatggtagccccactcccatggctaatgatattcagtTTTGGGCTAGTAACTAACTACTATTGCTGTGacagacggctagtgaaaaaaaggtcaaatgttgcagtaaagtctattttgtaaatatgaatatcctgctccaatcccacagcaatttttaaagGAATTGCAATGagtgaaacagtccaccgatggcaattttgagcctacCTATGGCAATagttttaaaagtgacatttgcagcaaattaacctgactgaaaggctattttattatatgtagacatcttttaaatgtgcaaatgttaaatattggcagataatgtacaccaggtgtatacactTCACCATTGTTGAGAAGCTAAAGTTACcgatggcacaaaagtgccatcggagatgctctctacctacggcaatttatatctcaacgacggcaattgctgcCGGTGCCGcagttaagtttgagccctgcagTTGTGTGAAATGTGGAAGCCTGTAGTTGTCGGTTTGGGCCAGTTGACTAGTTTGGGAGCGGCTGGTGCTTGTAGTTCAGTTATCCTTACCATTATAGAATATAAACTTGTGTAATATGATATGAActttatataaaacatactcCTCTTCCAGAAAACTGCAACAGCTGTAGCTCACTGTAAGCATGGAAATGGTCTAGTAAAAGTGAACGGACGCCCACTTGATGAGTTGGAACCTCAGCTGCTCAGAGCAAAGGTACTAACATGTACATTCAGGGTTTACGTTTAACCTGGGTTAAATTTAGGGtttagaaaatcatacagtaatgtcaaaatgttaactttaaaaaaaaagtaggcaaaaatatttgggtatggcgccataccagttttaccctctggcaaaaccCCTGACCATTACTAAATAATGTTGTtgctttgtataaaaattagcaattgggcAGGGGTGAGCCCTGGGTTTATGAATTATCTATGTGGTGATTATTTcagttgggggggggtggggggggggggtgttttcgCCTTGTTCCATCTTTAAGTTGCTTTTGGTGAACAGCATCTTAAACCATTCATATTTGGTGTATGACAGCattcacaaatatatattgatgtttttctttccacccttttattcatttatttttgtcaactGGTTGTCTTTTATATTGTCAGTTTTTGCTTAACGTTGACTCATTTTACAGGTATGGTCAATGCTTCAGACTGACAGAGCAAGAGTCGGCTGCCATTCAAAATATACCATATGATTTCTGATAATTGGGTTGGCAGCCAGCTTTTGCTTTCCATCTTAAAGTATACAGCTGATGGAAGTAATATCAATACCAGTGTTCTAAAATTGCTTCTTGATTCGTAGCTTTTGCTTcaaattcataattttaaaatgaataaacttttatattttgttggaattATCATGAACAGTACCCCTTACTAATTATTATAAACGATTTCAAATGCATTCACatatggtttgtttttgttttcagcttCAAGAGCCAATTATGCTTCTGGGTAAAGAAAGATTTGCAGGCATCGACATCAGAGTGAGAGTTCGGGGTGGTGGCCATGTCGCACAGATCTATGGTAAGTGGAAGATCCTTTGATGTTCTCGTATTTACTTGTTTTCTCacctaggattgatccccgccagtatacccattgggctatttctcgtttcagccagtgctccacaactggtgtaaaaaaggctgtggtatttactatcctctcaatggggtggtgcatataaaagatcccttgctgctaatcgaaaatagtagtccatgaagtggcgacagcaggtttcctctctcagtatctgtgtggtccataaccatatgtctgacgtcatataaaccgtaaatacagtgtgttgagtgcgttgttaaataaaacatttctttcttctaagTTTTCTCACTGGCTGAACACTAATGGAGTGTGGCACCAGGCAAAATTCACCcacaaataaaatagaaattaattttaagctTTTACTGcaaaaatatcttattataagaaaaaaaataaagttctgtCAAATTCATGAATAGTTTAAAAACGTTTTGCTGGtattttaaccttctgagtactgcaggcgagatatctcgcccgacgttacgtcagtcgatatactgtacactgtatgcagtgcattccccaattcatatttcccgccgttttgcatacgacactcaccggaaacggaaatgtaattaaagaaaaaagattatttttttcaaaatggtggcttttgttttgattttttcaattgaaaataccttgaaattttgagttaaaaaagtggttttcggcaagtattttctcttgacaacaatggcggcacgtcgcggtcattttcaaggatcgatagctgattgtgacagctaatttgataataaatttgatcgttttaccaacaacgaaaattaccaaatattgcaatatgaatcgtagttcaggtttaaaaaaaaattctggtcagaaaaccactgttatcgggaataatggacataaatactggacagctggccacaaatgcccgtaagtaaggGGTTGTAGACAATTTTTAGAATCT encodes the following:
- the LOC121382181 gene encoding 40S ribosomal protein S16, giving the protein MPPQKGPVQSVQVYGRKKTATAVAHCKHGNGLVKVNGRPLDELEPQLLRAKLQEPIMLLGKERFAGIDIRVRVRGGGHVAQIYAIRQAISKAVVAYYQKYVDEATKKEIKDILIQYDRTLLVADPRRCEPKKFGGPGARARYQKSYR